The DNA segment aatcatattgttaatatttaatagtaataGTACAATTACAATCATATAGTTATTATACTATTATTATCATGTTGTTGAAGTGATGGAAGGATGCCTTCTGTGAAGGGACACTCTCATGGATGAAGAATCCTATGATCAATTCTTTGATACAACCTCTTTTGAACATATCTTCAATTCAGTACATTATACGTTTTTATCAGTCTTGTTTAGCTTGCACTTTTTCCACAGGCCttgaaagggaaaaataaagaCGACCACCCAATTATTTTCTGCTGTTACAGGCATGGTAGCAATATGACCAGCTAAAATAATGAGGTGATAACCATTTCATCATTCATACGAAAGATTACTCTCAAGTCAAACCAGAATCCTTCCAAACTAACTAAAAACATATCGCAATAAAGTGTACATGTGCCAAGTATATGATGTTTATTTAATTCCTCAAGGAATTACTAACAAATAATATCGACCAAGAGACACCTAAAAACAAAAGATTCATGTGTCATCCCCACAAACCTCCACCAAAATTCTCATTTCATTTCTTGCtatttcatttccttcaaaCTCTGTTTTTCTGTCCTTACACCTGCAAAGTACAAAACAAACATGTGAAGGCCAACCCCAGCAATTTAACAACTCCAAAGACACAAGACTGATGTGAAAAAGGTTAAAATGCAGCAAAAGCTTGGCAATAATGATGATTTtatgctttttcttttattttcttttcattatgaAGTGATACCCAATTattaagccttttttttttcttttttctttgtattggTACACCCATGAGATAAACATATTCATTTCACATCAGCTACAGATAGGATACAAATCACTACCTAAAAGCACACAAATACTGGAACCAAATGTCCTAGAAATCAAAGATTGTTAAATTTCACCCTTTTTGTATATACTTACAAATATTAGAATACTGAAACCAAATGCCcaataaataaaagattgttAAGCTTTCATTTATCAACATTAACATAAGAAGAATATAGCTAAGGCATGAGCGACTATAGAAAATGGTCTCCAAGAACTGCTTAAAAAAATGTGAGGATCAGCATTAACCATTAAATGTGCAATATTTTACCTCTCCTAGTGCCCCAATCACCATTATGAAAATCAGTTGAGTGATTTTAGAATGATCTTCTCCCAGTGCTCTGACCATTATTACTCCTATCATCTCCAAAGTCACCAAAACGGCTTGAAAACGAATCATTGAAGCCACCACTTGTACGGCTTAAACGAGTAGAATCAGATCCACTAGAACGACCTGAACCAGGATTTCTGAAACCACTCGAACGATCTGATCCACCAAAATTCCCAAAACCACTTGATCGATGTGAGCCACTAGAGTTCCCAAAACCACTTGATCGGTCTGAACCAATAGTGTCCCCAAATTCACCTGATCGACCAAAACTAGAGCCACCAAAATTGCCTGAACGGCTAGAGCTAGATCCACCACCCGATCGACTTGAGCCAAATCCGCCAAAGGAACCAGAACGTCCAGAGCCAGATTCACCATATCCACCACTACGACCAAATGATGATCCAGATCGGCCAAATCCGCCACCAACACGACCACCTCCCCTACTTCCAAAAGAGCCAAACCGgccaccatcaccaccaccacccatGTCACTAAACATGTCTCTGCTACCACCCTCAATAGCAATCCTAGGGAGCTGATAACAAACAAGAGGAAATAATCAAGCAATTAATCTACTGTAGAACTAAATATATCATGAGGCAATAAGTCCAATACAGTAATTACATTGAGCAGAAATAAGCATACACATTGTTCACACATATGCAATGCAATTGATACTCGTAATTAGTAAAATCAACAGTATATATAtcacatttttaaatgtaaagCAAGGTCATCTGAGAGTGTATTTGATGGCTCATTGTTCATCTTTCAGAAAACTCTAACCAtgatataataagaaaatttccaCTAACTTAGATCCACCCAAATCTTCTTTTAACATGTTTGCCATTCCCCTATCAGATACATATAATTCTTCAACTATGGTTTGTCTGCATCTGTACAGAACAGATCTCATGAATTTATGATATCTCTGCAAGAATTGAATACTCATTTTTGATGGTTAATAACTGTGCAGCGATCTATACCCTATCCAAAATATTCCACCCCAGCTGACCTGCATAGAACTCTTAGCGTGATATTCCAGTTTATCAAATTTAACCTTCAGCTTTCAAGACCACAGATACTTTTTTGATGGGTACAAAACAGGCATGAAACTATGAGAACAAACAATCATAAGAGCATTAAAATGTTAGTGGAGATCAGCACCAACCTCTGAGAATTTGCATCCTATATCTCGCTCAATAAACCGGACAGTCCTGGCTTGCTGTTCTGCATAAATGAGAATTGCAGTTCCTTTCTTTCCTGCACGTCCTGTTCGTCCAGACCGATGAACAAAGATCTCTGAGGAATTGGGAAGCTCATAATGTATTATCTGAGCAAGAAAAGAACGGCATGTGAAGAAAAAGCAACGGCATGTGAACATGCATAGCTTTGGAAAGTGTTGAAAAGAAGTGAAAGAATGGAAACAAAAAGGTTCAACAAAATAAAAGCATTAAGCTAACTAAAGCACACACATAGACACCACACATTGCAGTAGAATTAGTTTGTGTTACAAGCAAATATCTCCAAGGAAGAAGTTCCCTCGTACTTCCATGCACATCAATAAAAGTAGACATAGCAAACACGTTTAATACAAAAAACCACACAACAATACAGCCAAGGACCAATTATTTCCTAATTTTCCACAATGACAACAAatccataacatttttttaGGCAAAAAAAAGTTCAATCATAAGGAAACTAGCAAAAGCAAGGATGCACCCATTTCCATAATTTACCACAATGAGAACAAATCAATAACGTTTTCATTTTAGGTAGGCAAATAAAACTTCATTAAAAGGTGCCAAGAAAAAATGGGGCAGCACCACAAGTAGACATGGCGACTGCAAGTTGGGCATGTCAGCCATGTTGCACAACTCAAGAAGCCAAAGCCCAGCCCTACTGGCCTCTGACCTGAGTTGACAGCATAAACTCAATCTAAGCTTAAAAATCAAGCTGAAGTGGAGCTCAGTTTAGCTTTATTGAGGTTGGGTTGGGATGATTTTCCTTTCCCACATTTAGTGTCAGAAGAGATCTATTTTCATCGCCCCTTGCTTTGATGGCTTTTGGCAATAGGTGACCATCATGCAGTGTGAAAAAACACAGGATATCAGATATACTTAAAAGATGAAGACCAACACAAAGGGAATTGAGACAAATGTAAAAGAGAACCTCTAGATGCATAGGATTggccaaaaatattaaaactaaggATTGTACAGACACAgcatcattttgttttttttgataagtaatcCTAGGCATTTAGAGGTTCGCTTTTACATTTGTCTCAATTCCCTCTGTGTTGGTCTCCATCTTTTAAGTATATATGATATCCTGTGTTTTTTCACACACTGCATGATAAATCAAATGCTATAATCAAGAGATGATTCATTAGGCAATATGCTGTTCAAGAGAAACAATGTGTGCATGAAAAATACCATGTCCATATGATACTACTAACTCCATCTttcatatgtaaaaataaaaaataataataataaaaaattttaaaaaggaaaaaaaaaaaattgaatgttaAGCTATGAACCAAAACCGTGATCAATGAAAAGAGATATTACTCTTCAATTTGATGTCAGAAGAGGAAACAAGGATCACTTCCAAAACATTGTTAATACTCACAGATATTTAGGGAAAGATTATAATACAATTCCACTTTGGATCATGTAAAAAAGGAAGGAATACCAATATAAACTCAAGCGGAGGAGGTGGAAAAAACTATATTgggaaatgaaaaaatgaagtacAGACAGGCGACCTGTTCAAGCAATAACTTTGATCAACTAAGGATAAGAAATGTCATTGCTAAGGAGAAGAAAATATTATtgcaaaaatggttaaaacaaaaatgatgtacAGAAGACAAGAACTTACCAGGTCAACATTAGGTATATCAAGCCCACGAGCAGCAACATCTGTGGCAACTAATACATTGAAGTGCCCATCTCGGAATCCTGAAAGGGTTCTTTCCCTCTGACTCTGTGAGATATCCCCATGCAGAGCCTCACATCTGAAGTTTCTTGCCATAGCATATGCCAATCGATCAGCATCGCGTTTTGTTTGAGTGAAAACAATACATTTTCCACCTTTTGCATGTTCCTAACAAACACATGTATGGTGCTAAGGGAAAAAACTTGATGGAGGTAAAAGCAAGAATGagctaaaataaaaaagggaagcTATTCAGCATTTGCAAAAACTTTAACATACAGAAAACCTAAAGCTCTGGAAACAGTAAAAATTAggagaaagaaacaaaatgaagtCCTGGGTTCATACTGTTATCAGTGGTCCAACAATTGAAGCTTTCTCATACATTTCCGATGCAATAGAATATAGGGAAATTCCTTCTGCCAACTTCTGATCAGAATCCCCTACCTACAGTGAACATCCAATATTAATAAGTTTGCAGTCATAAGAATCAAATAGTTAAGAACATGCCTTTTCATAATATAGCTTGGAAAAGGATAATAGTTACTACAACCAGCGAAtaagaaatggaaaaacaaaCTCTCCAAACTCACAAGATCAATAGTTAATGGATTTTTTAGGTACTTCTGGGTAAGCTTCCTAATCCAACTTGGCATTGTTGCAGAGAACATCATGCTCTGACGATTTTGTGGCAACTTCTCTAAAATCATTTCAACATCTTCCTCAAAGCCCACTGCAAGCATCTGATCAGCTTCATCAAGAACAACAAACTGAACTTCTGACAAATTTAAAGCACCTCTCTTAATCAGATCGATAATGCGACCAGGTGTGCCAACTACTACATCAACACCATAGTCCAGGGAATTCATTTGGCGTGAGATGGGGGTACCCCCATAAACACAAAGTGTATCCAAATTGGGGGCAGATTCACAGAATTCCTTCTCCACTTGCCGTGCAAGTTCTCTTGTTGGAGCCAAAACCAAGGCCAACGGATTCCTCCCACGTCTGTTtgtacaaaacataaaaaatattatgccaATAATAAAGACCAAAAATTGCATTGATGTCCTGTTCCATTTTATAACAGAACACATAATCAATcttcaaaaagaaaaggtaaaaattGAACCAATGGATCAAGTGTTACTGGAGTAAACAAACAAACCCATGCTTAGCATTGTATTGAATAACTTTATCCATGATGGGAATCCCAAAAGCAAGGGTTTTCCCAGTCCCTGTTCTAGCACGACCGATCATGTCACGCCCTTGCATTGCAGGTTCCAGCACAGCTCTCTGTACAatgtacaaatttttttttacgaaAAATGGAATCTCCAAAACCGAATATTGAGTTACTGACATATCAAGAAATAAATGTGAACAATTAACatgaattattaaaaaacaattccctAAAACAGTGATCTGGAGTTTCTAAAGAATAAAGCATTCAGGGAAAAGGATGCATCCTGAGTAGACTGACTAGGCTAAATCATACAATTCCAGAAGTAGatgctttaaaaaaacaaaataaaattcctGAGGTTGATACTTAGTGAAAAGAATGCGGACCGAACAAAGAAAATTCCAGGGCCTAATTGCCTAATGTCACAATTATTTCAATGATCATATAGCATGACCTATCATGTGGCAAACACTCAAAGATTAACCATAAGCAGCTTCTTCAAGACACCAGCTAAATCCTGCTTATCCTTTGTTGGCATTCTCAACAAGGAGGCATGCCAAAATACTTTCAAGACCCTTATCAAATATATGTAACCAATCAATTTTCCAATTACAATCATGAAATGGTTCCAATAGTCAGCTTCTCATTATTTGGGTTGACATTCAGGATTAGCCAAAATATGCTCACCCTGAACTGGCATTCTCAATAATTTGGGacccaacaaagaaaaaatcaacAGAGCCTACTACAAGAGATGATTTCTTGTTGCATCTTTTCAACCTGAAAATggtattaaatatataatagaacTCTTaaacttgttatttatttacaaTTGTCAGAAGCacattaacattttttaaatcaactGTTAACAATAACAATAGCAGTTTCTATCTACTATCataatatattaagttttacaCTATCAAGGGCCAAGAGAACAAAACCTGCATCAATGAGCCTACTGGGCCAACCCAGAGCAAAAATAAGCATCAGAATTTTATACTCTTTTCTTTACATCatgtttctcagcaaccaaacagaacaaAAGATTACTCTTCTGTAATTATGAAAAAGCACTTTCATgtattgaaaatgatatatCACATTTAGGTAGTAATGTATTTTCCTTTCCCTGATTCTTCCCAAGAACCACACAGATGGaaatcaaattgatttaatataAAGCCTATCTTCCACTTCATTCCCTTGACTACCATTACAAGTATTCAAGCATAATCATGCAAATCAAGATTAATTCTCTATTTTATTCTTtctgaattgtttaaaaattttgaaatggaaagttttaaaaacagtcattatatttcattttcctttgtataGTCCCTGACTTAAAAAAGTTcatatttcttcttattttttcctCTCAGTGGTACTTCATCAGATCTAAACAAGGCACTGTAAGTGAATGGTTTAAGGAAATGAACACTGCTCTCTATTTGTGGAGACAGAAAGGGCGGAAATAAAAGAGAAGCCCCTTCACAACTTATAATCAGTATTGGATGATCACTTTTGAGAAGCCATGTAGAGATTCGGCCTCAAAAGTTTTAAACCTCAACATTAACCAAAATTTACATTGAAAAAAGTAGAATGCCCTTACAATAATACTATCTATCAAGACCACTTGAAGGCCCTCCCGCATCCTCATTCCTCCTCCATTATTTGTCATATTGCAACCTCATTCTCACCCATTTAGTCATATTACGTTGACATAAAAACTGAGAAATAAACTAAGATCTACCTCTTCATACATGTGTTTATGATATGGATAGCATATGTGTGTCCCATTTGGCTTATTCAGTTGTATAAttgtatttttgctaaatttgaaaaaaaaaattaaaaatcatgttATTGTCGAAgttaaagagaaaatatttttaccaCATTATGATTCAACTATTCTTATACCTAGTTGATATTCGAGATCAATATATGTACTAGTCTAGTAATACGTCACATATGTGAGTTTTATCATTTTAGTTGAGCA comes from the Vitis vinifera cultivar Pinot Noir 40024 chromosome 12, ASM3070453v1 genome and includes:
- the LOC100250610 gene encoding DEAD-box ATP-dependent RNA helicase 53, mitochondrial, which produces MMNIISRKSSSLASVKAPIRALASVPHVHSLLHFHIHPPISTSASDAVVARNVVTSAAPIPPLSGLLGFSGFRVRNFRSQSGPLDFRASVVSRAEYAVADFSDEEKSSKGGDEGLEISKLGIAQEIVSALANKGITKLFPIQRAVLEPAMQGRDMIGRARTGTGKTLAFGIPIMDKVIQYNAKHGRGRNPLALVLAPTRELARQVEKEFCESAPNLDTLCVYGGTPISRQMNSLDYGVDVVVGTPGRIIDLIKRGALNLSEVQFVVLDEADQMLAVGFEEDVEMILEKLPQNRQSMMFSATMPSWIRKLTQKYLKNPLTIDLVGDSDQKLAEGISLYSIASEMYEKASIVGPLITEHAKGGKCIVFTQTKRDADRLAYAMARNFRCEALHGDISQSQRERTLSGFRDGHFNVLVATDVAARGLDIPNVDLIIHYELPNSSEIFVHRSGRTGRAGKKGTAILIYAEQQARTVRFIERDIGCKFSELPRIAIEGGSRDMFSDMGGGGDGGRFGSFGSRGGGRVGGGFGRSGSSFGRSGGYGESGSGRSGSFGGFGSSRSGGGSSSSRSGNFGGSSFGRSGEFGDTIGSDRSSGFGNSSGSHRSSGFGNFGGSDRSSGFRNPGSGRSSGSDSTRLSRTSGGFNDSFSSRFGDFGDDRSNNGQSTGRRSF